In the Nymphalis io chromosome 2, ilAglIoxx1.1, whole genome shotgun sequence genome, one interval contains:
- the LOC126776825 gene encoding tubulin beta-4B chain-like, which yields MREIINLQVGSCGNQIGGKFWEVISDEHGVDPSGCYHGDSDLQLERINVYYNEASGGKYVPRTVLIDLKPSTMDAVRSGPFGCLYRPDNFVYGQGGAANNWARGHYTEGVEILESVLDVVRREAEGCDCMQGFQVSHSLGGGTGSGLGTLLINRIREEYPDRIILSFSIFPSARVSDCVVEPYNTTLAVNQLVENTDHTFSLDNEALYDICFRTLKLTTPTYGDLNHLVCATMSGITTCLRFPGQLNADLRKLAVNMVPFPRLHFYTPGFAPLTSRGAQQYRALTVPELTLQMFDAKNMMVACDPRHGRYLTVATIFRGRMSMKEVDEQIMNIQNKNSTYFVEWIPNNCKIAVCDIPPRGLKMASTFIGNTTAIQVVFKRISEQFVAMFRRKAFLHWYTGEGMDEMEFTEAESNMNDLISEYQQYQDATADDEGEFDEEAEGEEGLEE from the exons ATGAGAGAAATAATTAATCTTCAAGTTGGTTCGTGTGGGAATCAAATCGGAGGAAAG TTTTGGGAGGTGATCTCTGACGAGCATGGCGTTGATCCTAGCGGCTGTTACCACGGTGACTCGGATCTGCAACTGGAACGAATCAACGTCTATTACAATGAAGCATCTGGTGGCAAATATGTTCCTCGAACTGTATTGATAGATCTTAAACCTTCAACTATGGATGCAGTTCGTTCTGGACCGTTCGGTTGTCTGTACCGTCCTGATAACTTTGTGTACGGACAAGGTGGTGCTGCTAACAACTGGGCGAGAGGGCATTATACCGAAGGCGTAGAGATCCTCGAATCTGTACTCGATGTAGTTAGACGTGAAGCCGAAGGTTGTGATTGTATGCAAGGCTTTCAAGTGAGCCACTCGTTGGGTGGCGGAACGGGCTCTGGTTTGGGCACGTTACTCATCAATCGCATTCGAGAAGAGTATCCCGATCGCATCATACTTTCATTCTCGATATTCCCTAGCGCACGAGTCTCCGACTGTGTTGTTGAGCCATACAATACAACACTAGCAGTAAACCAGCTTGTGGAAAATACTGACCATACGTTTAGTTTGGATAACGAAGCTCTATATGACATATGTTTCAGAACGTTAAAACTCACAACACCAACTTATGGTGACCTAAATCATTTGGTTTGCGCAACAATGTCTGGTATCACAACGTGTCTTCGTTTTCCTGGACAGTTAAATGCGGATTTGCGAAAGTTGGCCGTCAATATGGTGCCTTTCCCACGCCTACATTTCTATACGCCTGGCTTTGCTCCGCTTACGTCTAGAGGTGCTCAGCAATACAGAGCTCTAACTGTTCCAGAATTAACATTGCAAATGTTTGATGCAAAGAACATGATGGTTGCTTGTGACCCACGTCATGGGAGATACCTCACTGTGGCTACAATATTCAGAGGCCGAATGTCGATGAAAGAGGTTGATGAACAAATAAtgaacatacaaaataaaaacagcaCGTATTTTGTAGAATGGATTCCTAATAATTGCAAAATAGCAGTGTGTGATATACCTCCCCGTGGATTAAAGATGGCGTCAACGTTCATAGGTAATACGACAGCGATACAAGTCGTTTTTAAAAGGATATCGGAGCAGTTTGTTGCGATGTTCAGGCGGAAAGCTTTTCTCCACTGGTATACAGGAGAAGGTATGGACGAAATGGAATTTACGGAAGCTGAAAGTAATATGAATGATCTAATATCAGAGTACCAACAATATCAAGACGCGACCGCTGATGACGAAGGAGAATTCGATGAAGAAGCGGAAGGCGAAGAAGGGTTAGAAGAATAA